The Aureimonas mangrovi genome contains the following window.
GTTACTGCGTCACGGCAGGTCTCCTGGCTCGCGGGTCGCCGCCCATGCTCCGCCTTCCCGGGCGAACCCAGTGGCCTGATGGAGAACGGGCTCGCCGCTTACAGTTGCGGGGGCAGCGCCGGCCTTGCCTTCCCTTAGCGGGGAGGGCGCACCGGCTTCCCTCTTAGCTTCACGCCACACGGGAGGCGCGACGGAAGAACCATGACGCGAGCACCATCGCCGCATTCCGAAAGAACGTCAAGAGCGATATAAAGACATCCTTATATCGCTATGTCTGTTAGGTGAGGCGTCGCTTCTCGAGCTTGCGGGCAAGCGTGCGCCGATGCATGCCGAGCCGTCGCGCGGTTTCCGAAATGTTGAACTCGGAATCCACCAGCGTCTGGTGAATGCGTTCCCATTCGAGGTTCTTGAGCGACGTCGGTCGTCCGTCGAGCGGCACACTGGCGTCGCCTTCGACGCGCTCGAAGGCCTTCTCGATGTCGTCGGTGTTGGCAGGCTTGGGCAGGTAGTGCCGGGCGCCGAGCTTCACCGCTTCCACCGCCGTCGCGATCGAGGCGAAGCCCGTCAGAAC
Protein-coding sequences here:
- a CDS encoding response regulator transcription factor; the protein is MSEDVLLIVEDDLALARALSRSFERRGYEVHHCADYEAMETLLQRVSPGYAVVDLKLVGRSGLDCVKTLSEHDPDMRIVVLTGFASIATAVEAVKLGARHYLPKPANTDDIEKAFERVEGDASVPLDGRPTSLKNLEWERIHQTLVDSEFNISETARRLGMHRRTLARKLEKRRLT